The following coding sequences lie in one Flavobacteriales bacterium genomic window:
- the gcvP gene encoding aminomethyl-transferring glycine dehydrogenase, with protein sequence MATKQFSERHIGPRDTDVNSMLSAIGASSIDELINQTIPSKIRLKNELKLDEPMTEYEYLNHIKELSHKNKLFKSYIGLGYYNTILPSVIKRNIFENPGWYTAYTPYQAEISQGRLEALLNFQTMVLDLTGMEIANASLLDEGTAAGEAMILAYNSRTKEAKKVDANVFFVSDKCLPQTIDVLKTRATPLSIELIIGDYNTFKFTEKVFGAIVQYPDVTGQINSYADFTAKAHANGSIVVAAADLLSLTLLTAPAEWGADVVVGTTQRFGVPMGYGGPHAAYFATKDEYKRSMPGRIIGVSIDEQGNRALRMALQTREQHIKRDKATSNICTAQVLLAVIAGMYAVYHGPEGLKNISSTIQRLTGKLASSIDALGLTRVNNSFFDTLTYQVTEKQKEDIRKIALERETNFYYTNNTISISIGETENEASILQITKIFADALGKNSSSTNEINGLPSSLSRKTEFLTHEVFNKYHSESDMMRYIKRLENKDLSLTHSMISLGSCTMKLNAASELIPLGWAEWANIHPFVPFNQAEGYQSMLKGLERDLSEITGFDAVSLQPNSGAQGEYAGLMVIRAYHESRGDFHRNISLIPSSAHGTNPASAVMAGMEVVVTKCDEKGNIDVKDLRAKAEQYKDTLSCLMVTYPSTHGVFEESIMEITQIIHSFGGQVYMDGANMNAQVGLTNPANIGADVCHLNLHKTFAIPHGGGGPGVGPIGVAKHLTPFLPSNPVVKTGGDKAITAVSAAPWGSAYVCLISYAYIKMLGTEGLKKSTQTAILNANYIKSKLEKHYGILYTNENGRVAHEMILECRDFKAASHIEVTDIAKRLMDYGFHAPTVSFPVAGTLMVEPTESESKEELDRFIEVMIEIRNEVNEIISGKADMNDNVLKNAPHTAKEITADEWKHAYPRSKAAYPLNWLQASKYWPTVGRVDNAYGDRNLVCSCNPIEDYMATEA encoded by the coding sequence ATGGCTACAAAACAATTTTCTGAACGTCACATTGGTCCAAGAGATACCGATGTAAACAGCATGTTATCTGCAATTGGAGCAAGTTCAATTGACGAGTTAATTAATCAAACCATTCCTTCTAAAATTAGACTTAAAAATGAGTTGAAATTGGATGAGCCAATGACCGAATATGAGTACCTGAATCATATTAAGGAATTATCACACAAAAACAAATTATTCAAATCGTATATTGGGTTAGGATATTACAATACCATTTTACCATCGGTAATCAAACGAAATATTTTTGAAAATCCAGGATGGTACACCGCATACACGCCTTACCAAGCAGAAATATCTCAAGGTAGATTAGAAGCTTTGTTAAATTTTCAAACTATGGTGTTGGATTTAACAGGCATGGAAATAGCTAATGCTTCTTTATTAGATGAAGGAACTGCCGCTGGAGAAGCAATGATTTTAGCTTACAACAGTAGAACTAAAGAAGCTAAAAAAGTAGATGCCAATGTGTTTTTTGTTTCTGACAAATGTTTGCCTCAAACCATTGATGTTTTAAAAACAAGAGCAACACCTTTAAGCATTGAATTAATTATTGGCGACTACAATACTTTTAAATTTACAGAAAAAGTGTTCGGCGCAATTGTACAATACCCAGATGTTACTGGTCAAATTAACTCATATGCTGATTTTACTGCTAAAGCCCATGCCAATGGCAGTATTGTTGTTGCTGCAGCTGATTTGTTAAGCTTAACATTACTAACTGCTCCTGCCGAATGGGGTGCTGATGTAGTTGTTGGAACTACTCAACGATTTGGTGTACCTATGGGTTACGGTGGGCCACATGCAGCATATTTTGCTACTAAAGATGAATACAAACGTTCGATGCCAGGCAGAATTATTGGTGTTTCGATTGACGAACAAGGCAATAGAGCTTTGAGAATGGCCCTGCAAACGAGAGAGCAACACATTAAACGTGACAAAGCAACATCAAACATTTGTACAGCACAAGTATTATTAGCTGTAATTGCGGGAATGTATGCCGTTTATCATGGTCCTGAAGGATTAAAAAATATTTCTTCAACCATTCAACGATTAACAGGAAAACTTGCCTCAAGCATTGATGCTTTAGGTTTGACAAGAGTAAACAATTCGTTTTTTGACACTTTAACTTATCAAGTTACTGAAAAGCAAAAAGAAGACATTCGTAAAATTGCGCTGGAAAGAGAAACAAATTTCTATTATACCAATAACACAATCTCAATTAGTATTGGTGAAACTGAAAATGAAGCTTCGATTTTGCAAATTACTAAAATATTTGCTGATGCTTTAGGTAAAAATAGTTCTTCGACTAATGAAATAAATGGTTTGCCTTCAAGTCTATCAAGAAAGACTGAATTTTTAACTCACGAAGTATTTAATAAATATCATTCTGAGTCTGATATGATGCGATACATTAAACGACTTGAGAATAAAGATTTATCGTTAACGCATTCTATGATTTCGTTGGGTTCTTGTACTATGAAATTAAATGCAGCTTCTGAATTGATTCCATTGGGTTGGGCGGAATGGGCAAACATTCATCCATTTGTTCCTTTTAATCAAGCAGAAGGATACCAATCTATGTTAAAAGGTTTAGAAAGAGATTTGAGCGAGATTACTGGATTTGATGCAGTATCATTACAACCAAATTCGGGAGCACAAGGAGAATATGCTGGCTTAATGGTTATCAGAGCATATCATGAAAGCAGAGGTGATTTTCATAGAAACATTTCATTAATACCATCATCTGCTCACGGAACAAACCCTGCAAGTGCAGTAATGGCAGGAATGGAAGTAGTTGTTACTAAATGTGATGAAAAAGGTAATATTGACGTTAAAGATTTAAGAGCAAAAGCCGAACAATATAAAGACACGCTATCTTGTTTAATGGTTACTTACCCATCTACACATGGTGTATTTGAAGAAAGCATTATGGAAATTACTCAAATCATTCACAGTTTTGGTGGTCAAGTTTATATGGATGGTGCTAATATGAATGCACAGGTTGGATTGACAAATCCAGCTAATATTGGTGCTGATGTTTGTCACTTAAATCTACACAAGACATTTGCTATCCCTCACGGTGGTGGTGGACCAGGAGTTGGACCAATAGGTGTTGCCAAACATTTGACTCCATTTTTACCCTCAAATCCAGTAGTTAAAACTGGTGGAGATAAAGCTATTACAGCTGTTTCAGCTGCTCCTTGGGGTAGTGCCTATGTTTGTTTAATTTCTTACGCATATATTAAAATGTTAGGTACTGAAGGTTTAAAAAAATCAACACAAACCGCCATTTTAAATGCAAACTATATTAAATCGAAATTAGAAAAACATTACGGCATACTTTATACCAATGAAAATGGTAGAGTAGCTCACGAAATGATTTTAGAATGTAGAGATTTTAAAGCAGCATCACATATTGAGGTTACTGATATTGCAAAAAGATTAATGGATTATGGGTTTCACGCCCCTACAGTTTCTTTTCCTGTAGCTGGCACATTAATGGTTGAACCTACTGAAAGTGAAAGCAAAGAAGAATTAGATCGTTTTATTGAAGTAATGATTGAAATCAGAAACGAAGTAAATGAAATTATTTCTGGAAAAGCTGACATGAACGATAATGTTTTGAAAAACGCACCTCATACAGCTAAAGAAATTACTGCTGACGAATGGAAACATGCTTATCCGAGAAGTAAAGCTGCTTACCCATTAAACTGGTTGCAAGCTTCAAAATACTGGCCAACAGTTGGTAGAGTTGACAATGCTTATGGTGATAGAAACTTAGTTTGTAGCTGTAATCCAATTGAAGACTACATGGCGACAGAAGCTTAA
- the nadE gene encoding NAD(+) synthase produces the protein MNTEKVTLHIVKWLSDYAKQANSKGFVVGISGGIDSAVTSTLAALTGLPVICVEMPIHQDKTQEQRGLNHIKFLEKNYSNVSSIRVDLTSVFDNFQSATPNSANTDLQNLALANTRSRLRMTSLYYIAQINNSLVVGTGNKVEDFGVGFYTKYGDGAVDLSPIADLYKTEVYELGKHLNIIYEILIAPPTDGLFGDGRTDEEQIGASYPELEWAMKLIEENNFDKNHFTERQAKVFEIYTRLNFINQHKMNPIPVCLIPKNLTQ, from the coding sequence TTGAATACCGAAAAAGTTACTCTACATATTGTAAAATGGCTTAGCGATTATGCCAAACAAGCAAATTCCAAAGGATTTGTGGTTGGAATTTCGGGAGGTATTGATTCGGCTGTCACCTCAACTTTGGCTGCTCTTACAGGATTGCCTGTTATTTGTGTTGAGATGCCCATTCATCAGGATAAAACACAAGAACAACGAGGGTTAAATCACATCAAATTTTTAGAGAAAAATTATTCAAACGTATCTTCAATTAGAGTTGATTTAACTTCGGTTTTCGATAATTTTCAATCAGCCACACCAAACTCAGCTAATACCGATTTGCAAAACTTAGCATTAGCCAACACACGTTCACGTTTACGAATGACATCACTTTACTATATTGCACAAATTAACAATTCGTTGGTTGTTGGAACAGGAAACAAAGTAGAAGATTTTGGAGTTGGTTTTTATACTAAATACGGCGATGGTGCCGTAGATTTAAGCCCTATTGCTGATTTATACAAAACCGAAGTTTACGAACTTGGCAAACACCTCAACATTATTTATGAAATATTGATAGCTCCACCTACTGATGGTTTGTTTGGTGACGGAAGAACGGATGAAGAACAAATTGGAGCTTCTTATCCCGAATTAGAATGGGCAATGAAATTGATTGAAGAGAACAATTTTGACAAAAATCATTTTACAGAAAGACAAGCAAAAGTATTTGAAATTTATACTCGATTAAATTTTATCAATCAACACAAAATGAACCCTATTCCGGTCTGTTTAATTCCTAAAAATTTAACACAATAA
- a CDS encoding PorT family protein produces MKLNAKILTLILFVLLISHLSAQDGNFNNDPEVKFQKDVPSFRLGLHFSPNISWLGLNTTGYEKNGVRLGFAYGISTEFFLAKNYLFSTGFNINNIGGNLKYEGVYDNAGAVSASAVKQNIKINYIDIPLTLKLRTNEIGYMTYYGNFGFVAGIKYSSKTDYEYVDLNSIKKTDVNNTSNISFFNMNLVVGGGAEYNLSGNTNIMFGVSYHNGFVNVMKDKTHQLNPLGKATIDSNGKAVYTDKEVNATLNYFSLDLGIYF; encoded by the coding sequence ATGAAACTAAACGCAAAAATACTCACTTTAATATTATTTGTCTTATTAATTTCCCACCTTTCTGCACAAGATGGTAATTTTAACAACGACCCTGAAGTAAAATTTCAAAAAGATGTTCCATCGTTTCGTTTAGGATTACATTTTTCTCCAAACATTTCGTGGCTCGGACTAAATACTACAGGCTACGAAAAAAATGGAGTTAGACTTGGTTTTGCTTATGGGATTTCTACCGAGTTTTTTCTTGCCAAAAACTACCTTTTTTCAACAGGTTTTAACATTAACAACATTGGCGGAAATTTAAAATACGAAGGCGTTTATGATAATGCAGGTGCAGTTTCAGCAAGTGCAGTTAAACAAAACATAAAAATTAATTACATTGATATTCCATTAACATTAAAATTACGTACCAACGAAATTGGTTACATGACCTACTATGGAAATTTTGGTTTTGTTGCAGGAATTAAATACAGCTCTAAAACTGATTATGAATATGTTGACTTAAACAGCATTAAAAAAACTGATGTAAACAATACCAGTAACATTTCTTTTTTTAACATGAATTTGGTTGTTGGTGGTGGCGCCGAATACAACTTAAGTGGAAATACTAATATAATGTTTGGAGTTTCTTACCACAATGGCTTTGTAAATGTGATGAAAGATAAAACGCACCAATTAAATCCATTAGGAAAAGCAACCATTGATAGCAATGGAAAAGCCGTTTACACTGATAAAGAAGTGAATGCTACGTTAAACTATTTTTCTTTAGATTTGGGTATCTATTTTTAA
- the gldC gene encoding gliding motility protein GldC yields MKKSEINFKITLDENHVPEKIEWQADDAGEDGLKECKSIMLSLWDKKERNTLRIDLWTKEMMIDEMKHFYYQSVITMGDAYERATNDKELANEIRDLGKRMGEKIRNEKFN; encoded by the coding sequence ATGAAAAAATCGGAAATCAACTTTAAAATTACCTTAGACGAAAACCATGTGCCCGAAAAAATTGAATGGCAAGCCGACGATGCTGGAGAGGATGGATTAAAAGAGTGTAAGTCTATTATGTTAAGTTTATGGGACAAAAAAGAACGCAATACTTTGCGAATTGATTTGTGGACGAAAGAAATGATGATTGACGAAATGAAGCATTTTTATTACCAATCGGTAATTACGATGGGCGATGCTTACGAACGAGCTACCAACGATAAGGAGTTGGCTAACGAGATACGTGATTTAGGAAAAAGAATGGGAGAGAAAATTAGAAACGAAAAGTTTAACTAG
- a CDS encoding transposase encodes MSGDRYKIADQQGLYFVTFTVVNWIDVFTRKDYKFIITDSLNYCIANKGLEVYAWVLMSNHLHLIIKAKEGYMLSHIIRDFKKFTSKQIVQKIQEIGESRKEWLLDKFNFEARKTRRAENYKFWKDDNHAIQLDNTEWILQRLEYIHQNPVKQYIVELPHEYLFSSAIDYADGKGLVNISKL; translated from the coding sequence ATGAGCGGAGATCGTTATAAAATAGCAGACCAACAAGGCTTGTACTTTGTAACATTTACCGTTGTAAACTGGATTGATGTTTTTACTCGAAAAGATTACAAATTTATTATTACTGATTCGTTGAATTATTGCATCGCCAACAAAGGCTTAGAAGTTTACGCATGGGTTTTAATGTCTAACCATCTCCATTTAATTATTAAAGCAAAAGAAGGTTATATGTTATCGCACATTATTCGAGATTTTAAGAAATTCACCTCCAAACAAATTGTTCAAAAAATACAAGAAATTGGCGAAAGTAGAAAAGAATGGTTATTGGATAAATTTAATTTTGAAGCTCGAAAAACCCGTAGAGCTGAGAATTATAAATTTTGGAAAGACGATAATCATGCTATTCAATTAGACAATACCGAATGGATTTTGCAACGCTTGGAGTATATCCATCAAAACCCAGTAAAACAATATATTGTTGAATTACCACACGAATATTTATTTAGTAGTGCAATAGATTATGCAGATGGTAAAGGATTGGTTAACATCTCAAAATTATAG
- a CDS encoding T9SS type A sorting domain-containing protein, translating into MSGFDQTYSPCDFVTASNGDIYLNGVKYDTGTSGFINKLYKSTNQGTSWVEVSTTGLTDLGNVHSLTISGSKMILAGMDVISSNGAKIFISDLNLNTGLGDLINNNIMISYFPNPFDSFLTLKTNLNHKKTIDTINIISITGKLMFSYDKYTSTSLNMIINTDNFESGIYLLILKYSESIQTIKLIKN; encoded by the coding sequence ATGTCAGGGTTTGACCAAACTTATTCACCATGCGACTTTGTTACAGCCAGCAATGGAGATATTTATTTAAATGGTGTCAAATACGATACTGGCACAAGTGGCTTTATTAACAAACTTTATAAATCTACAAACCAAGGAACTTCTTGGGTAGAAGTTAGCACTACTGGATTAACTGATCTTGGAAATGTCCATAGCTTAACAATCAGTGGCAGTAAAATGATTCTCGCAGGTATGGATGTAATTTCCTCAAATGGTGCAAAGATTTTTATAAGTGATTTAAATCTAAATACTGGTCTTGGTGATTTAATAAATAATAATATTATGATTAGTTATTTTCCAAACCCTTTTGACTCATTCTTGACTCTTAAAACAAACTTAAACCACAAGAAAACAATTGACACCATAAATATAATTTCAATAACTGGCAAACTGATGTTTAGTTACGACAAATACACATCTACTTCACTTAATATGATAATTAATACCGATAATTTTGAATCAGGAATATATTTGTTGATTCTAAAATATTCCGAAAGCATACAAACCATAAAACTAATAAAGAACTAA
- a CDS encoding Bro-N domain-containing protein — MKQKDSIQLFEDKKVRTIWDENQEKWFISIIDVIAILTESIDPNAYWRKLKQRLKEEGNETVTNCHGLKMLAADGKMRLTDVADTKQLLRLIQSIPSPKAEPFKF, encoded by the coding sequence ATGAAACAAAAGGACTCCATACAACTTTTTGAAGATAAAAAAGTAAGAACAATTTGGGATGAGAACCAAGAAAAATGGTTTATCTCTATTATAGATGTTATTGCAATACTTACTGAAAGCATTGACCCCAATGCTTATTGGAGAAAATTAAAACAACGCCTTAAAGAAGAAGGAAATGAAACCGTGACGAATTGTCACGGTTTGAAAATGCTAGCAGCAGATGGAAAAATGCGATTAACTGATGTTGCTGATACAAAACAGTTACTTAGGCTTATCCAATCCATTCCATCACCAAAAGCAGAGCCTTTTAAATTTTAA
- a CDS encoding YihA family ribosome biogenesis GTP-binding protein: MNINTAEFVVSNSKLSLCPPANKPEFAFIGRSNVGKSSLINYITNNKKLAKTSGTPGKTQLINHFIINDHWYMVDLPGYGFAKVPVKTKIKWEAFISDYILKRENLLNLFVLIDSRLPAQQIDLDFMEWLGIKGIPFSIVFTKIDKLTSSQLNKNLLAYKKEMLKYWEEMPISFTSSASSKFGKDGILNYIEGIITAYEKK, encoded by the coding sequence ATGAACATTAACACCGCCGAGTTTGTAGTAAGCAACTCGAAACTTTCGCTTTGCCCCCCAGCCAACAAACCAGAGTTTGCCTTTATTGGACGTTCTAATGTAGGTAAATCTTCGTTAATCAATTACATTACCAACAATAAAAAACTGGCTAAAACATCGGGTACACCTGGAAAAACGCAATTGATTAACCATTTTATTATTAACGACCATTGGTACATGGTTGATTTACCTGGATATGGTTTTGCTAAAGTACCCGTTAAAACAAAAATTAAATGGGAAGCGTTTATCTCCGATTACATTCTAAAAAGAGAAAATCTACTTAACTTGTTTGTACTAATTGATAGCCGATTACCTGCACAACAAATAGATTTAGATTTTATGGAATGGTTGGGAATTAAAGGCATACCATTTTCAATTGTATTTACCAAAATTGATAAACTGACCAGTTCTCAATTGAATAAAAACCTATTGGCTTACAAAAAAGAGATGCTAAAATACTGGGAAGAAATGCCCATTTCGTTTACGAGCTCAGCAAGTAGTAAGTTTGGAAAAGATGGCATTTTAAACTACATTGAGGGTATCATTACTGCTTACGAGAAAAAGTAA
- a CDS encoding alpha/beta hydrolase, producing MSFESELKKEGKFEYFEKGEGHTILVLHGLFGALSNFEALVEEFSKKYRVIVPIMPMYDMPILLTNIKNFNKHIEKFVAFKKLENFTILGNSLGGHISLVYTKRNPEKVHSMVLTGSSGLYENAFGGSFPRREDKEYLRQKIALTFYDPAIVTDELVDQLYDIVMDRGKLIRVLSIAKSAIRHNMANDLQKFTMPVCLIWGKNDNVTPPHVAEEFHAKLPDSDLFWIDKCGHAPMMEHPQEFNNLLSAWMDKRFNF from the coding sequence ATGAGTTTTGAAAGCGAATTAAAAAAGGAAGGAAAATTTGAGTACTTCGAGAAAGGAGAAGGTCACACCATATTGGTTTTACACGGCTTATTTGGTGCGTTAAGTAATTTTGAAGCATTGGTTGAAGAATTTTCTAAAAAATACCGCGTAATTGTACCCATTATGCCTATGTACGATATGCCTATTTTATTGACAAACATTAAAAACTTTAACAAGCATATCGAGAAATTTGTCGCATTTAAGAAACTTGAAAATTTTACCATTTTAGGTAATTCTTTAGGTGGACACATTTCATTAGTTTACACGAAAAGAAACCCCGAAAAAGTACATTCCATGGTGCTAACTGGAAGCTCTGGTTTATACGAAAACGCTTTTGGAGGCTCATTTCCAAGACGAGAAGACAAAGAATATTTAAGACAAAAAATTGCATTGACTTTTTACGATCCTGCTATTGTTACTGACGAATTGGTTGACCAATTGTACGACATCGTAATGGATAGAGGTAAATTGATTCGTGTGTTATCAATTGCTAAATCGGCAATACGACATAACATGGCTAATGATTTACAAAAATTTACCATGCCGGTTTGTTTAATTTGGGGAAAAAACGACAATGTAACGCCGCCTCATGTTGCTGAAGAATTTCATGCAAAGCTACCAGATTCAGACTTGTTTTGGATAGATAAATGCGGCCACGCGCCAATGATGGAACATCCTCAAGAATTTAACAACCTTCTTTCTGCTTGGATGGATAAGCGTTTCAACTTTTAA
- the mraZ gene encoding division/cell wall cluster transcriptional repressor MraZ codes for MANFIGEFDCKLDAKGRLMLPSGLRKQLDPAAQERFVLNRGFEKCLVLYPKNEWEGISAEVNKLNQYVKKNREFIRYFYRGASELELDATGRILLPKRMLEYASAEKEVVLFAYSNRIEVWDKKTYENLLTDEPDDFADLAEEVMGGNQNNAGNELS; via the coding sequence ATGGCAAATTTTATTGGAGAATTCGATTGTAAACTGGATGCTAAGGGAAGATTAATGCTTCCTTCAGGTCTTCGTAAGCAATTGGATCCAGCTGCTCAAGAGCGTTTTGTGTTGAATCGTGGTTTTGAAAAATGTTTGGTGTTGTATCCAAAAAATGAGTGGGAAGGCATTAGTGCGGAGGTAAACAAATTGAATCAATACGTGAAGAAAAACCGTGAGTTTATCAGGTATTTCTATCGTGGAGCTTCAGAGTTGGAGTTGGATGCAACTGGGAGAATATTGCTTCCGAAAAGAATGTTGGAATATGCAAGTGCCGAAAAAGAAGTGGTGCTTTTCGCTTACTCGAACAGAATTGAAGTGTGGGATAAGAAGACTTATGAGAACTTGCTGACTGATGAGCCAGATGATTTTGCTGATTTAGCTGAAGAGGTGATGGGTGGTAATCAAAACAATGCTGGAAATGAGTTATCATAA
- the rsmH gene encoding 16S rRNA (cytosine(1402)-N(4))-methyltransferase RsmH translates to MSYHNPVMLHESVDGLDIKKDGIYVDVTYGGGGHSKEILKRLGEQGRLIAFDQDADVERNIVKDERLVMVPQNFKYLKNYLKMYGINQIDGLLADLGVSSHQFDVGERGFSIRFEGPLDMRMSKTNLITAAKIVNEYSEDELVRVFREYGEVNNAKKLVFELVSKRLGTKFKTTTDLIEVAEKCVPGKLRNKYLAQVFQALRIEVNNEMGVLKDLLAQSKEVLKPSGRLVVITYHSLEDRLVKNFLKKGSFSGELEKDFFGNQLVDFKLITRKPVVATDEELKINNRARSAKLRIAEKL, encoded by the coding sequence ATGAGTTATCATAATCCAGTAATGTTACACGAGTCGGTTGATGGGCTTGATATAAAAAAAGATGGAATTTACGTGGATGTTACTTATGGTGGTGGCGGACATTCAAAAGAGATTTTAAAAAGATTAGGTGAGCAGGGAAGGTTGATTGCGTTTGATCAGGATGCTGATGTAGAACGAAATATTGTAAAGGATGAAAGATTGGTAATGGTTCCTCAAAATTTTAAGTATTTAAAAAATTACTTAAAAATGTACGGAATCAATCAGATTGATGGGTTACTGGCAGACTTAGGTGTTTCATCGCATCAGTTTGATGTTGGGGAAAGAGGTTTTTCCATTCGGTTTGAAGGTCCATTGGACATGCGAATGAGCAAAACAAACTTGATTACTGCTGCAAAAATAGTGAACGAATACAGTGAGGATGAATTGGTGAGGGTGTTTAGAGAGTATGGTGAAGTAAACAATGCTAAAAAGTTAGTGTTTGAATTGGTAAGTAAACGATTGGGAACAAAGTTTAAAACTACCACCGATTTAATTGAGGTTGCTGAAAAATGTGTGCCAGGAAAATTGAGAAACAAGTATTTAGCTCAAGTTTTTCAAGCATTACGAATAGAGGTGAACAATGAGATGGGAGTGTTGAAGGATTTACTTGCACAATCAAAAGAGGTGTTAAAGCCTTCTGGAAGATTGGTTGTAATTACTTATCACTCTTTAGAAGATAGGTTGGTGAAGAACTTTTTAAAGAAAGGAAGTTTTTCGGGTGAGTTGGAGAAAGACTTTTTTGGAAATCAGTTGGTAGATTTCAAATTGATAACAAGAAAACCGGTAGTAGCTACCGATGAGGAATTAAAGATAAACAACAGAGCACGTAGTGCTAAACTAAGAATAGCTGAAAAATTGTAA